A window of Streptomyces armeniacus contains these coding sequences:
- the metG gene encoding methionine--tRNA ligase, translating into MARHLITSALPYINGIKHLGNMVGSMLPADVYSRYLRQRDHDVLYICATDEHGTPAELAAKEAGLPVADFCAQQYEVQKAIYDGFGLAFDYFGRSSSPQNVEITQHFARRLQANGFIEERAVRQVYSVADGRFLPDRYIVGTCPHCGYDKARGDQCENCTRVLDPTDLIEPRSAISGSSELEVRETKHLFLLQSKLSDEVAAFVDKRAEEWPLLSTSIARKWLTEGLHDRSITRDLEWGVPVPADTWPELAAEGKVFYVWFDAPIAYIGATKEWADEDPAARDWKSWWYEADESVRYTEFMAKDNVPFHTVMFPATELGTREPWKKVDVVKSFNWLNYYGGKFSTSQNRGIFTDAALELLPADYWRYFLIASAPESDDASFSWELFSSVVNKDLADTLGNFVNRVLSFSRKRFGDEVPAGAEAGEAERALGEEVAGLLAEYEQQMEDLQFRKAAAALRALWSAGNVYLEEKAPWLEIKTDKDAAALTLRTAMNLIHLYAVVSEPFIPSSAKTMRAAFDLPDDDARWVSAQDAKALNAVPAGVGFTVPPVLFQKITEDDLVAYRERFGGEPEEG; encoded by the coding sequence ATGGCTCGACACCTGATCACCAGCGCGCTTCCCTACATCAACGGGATCAAGCACCTGGGCAACATGGTCGGGTCGATGCTCCCGGCGGATGTGTACTCCCGGTATCTGCGCCAGCGCGATCACGACGTCCTCTACATCTGCGCGACCGATGAGCACGGAACGCCGGCCGAGCTGGCCGCGAAGGAGGCCGGGCTGCCCGTCGCCGACTTCTGTGCCCAGCAGTACGAGGTGCAGAAGGCGATCTACGACGGTTTCGGGCTCGCCTTCGACTACTTCGGCCGCAGTTCCTCGCCGCAGAACGTGGAGATCACTCAGCACTTCGCGCGCCGGCTGCAGGCGAACGGCTTCATCGAGGAGCGCGCGGTCCGCCAGGTCTACTCCGTCGCCGACGGCCGGTTCCTGCCGGACCGCTACATCGTGGGCACCTGCCCGCACTGCGGCTACGACAAGGCCCGCGGTGACCAGTGTGAGAACTGCACGCGAGTCCTGGACCCCACGGACCTGATCGAGCCCCGCTCCGCGATCAGCGGCAGCAGCGAGCTGGAGGTCCGTGAGACCAAGCACCTGTTCCTGCTGCAGTCGAAGCTGTCGGACGAGGTCGCGGCGTTCGTCGACAAGCGCGCCGAGGAATGGCCGCTCCTCTCCACCTCGATCGCGCGGAAGTGGCTCACCGAGGGGCTGCATGACCGTTCGATCACCCGGGACCTGGAGTGGGGAGTGCCGGTCCCCGCTGACACCTGGCCCGAGCTGGCCGCCGAGGGCAAGGTCTTCTACGTGTGGTTCGACGCCCCGATCGCGTACATCGGCGCGACGAAGGAGTGGGCGGACGAAGACCCGGCCGCCCGGGACTGGAAGTCGTGGTGGTACGAGGCCGACGAGAGCGTCCGGTACACGGAGTTCATGGCCAAGGACAACGTCCCCTTCCACACCGTGATGTTCCCGGCCACTGAGCTGGGCACGCGCGAGCCGTGGAAGAAGGTCGACGTCGTCAAGTCGTTCAACTGGCTCAACTACTACGGGGGCAAGTTCTCCACCTCGCAGAACCGCGGCATCTTCACGGACGCCGCGCTGGAGCTGCTGCCCGCCGACTACTGGCGCTACTTCCTGATCGCCTCGGCCCCGGAGTCGGACGACGCCTCCTTCTCCTGGGAGCTGTTCTCCTCCGTGGTCAACAAGGACCTGGCGGACACCCTCGGGAACTTCGTGAACCGCGTGCTGTCCTTCTCCCGCAAGCGCTTCGGCGACGAGGTCCCGGCAGGCGCCGAGGCGGGGGAGGCCGAGCGGGCGCTGGGCGAGGAGGTCGCGGGGCTGCTCGCGGAGTACGAACAGCAGATGGAGGACCTGCAGTTCCGCAAGGCGGCTGCCGCGCTGCGCGCGTTGTGGAGCGCGGGGAACGTGTATCTGGAGGAGAAGGCGCCCTGGCTGGAGATCAAGACGGACAAGGACGCGGCGGCGTTGACGCTCCGTACGGCCATGAACCTCATCCACCTGTACGCGGTGGTCTCCGAGCCCTTCATCCCGTCCTCCGCCAAGACCATGCGGGCCGCCTTCGATCTTCCCGACGATGACGCGCGGTGGGTGAGCGCGCAGGACGCGAAGGCGCTGAACGCCGTACCGGCCGGCGTCGGGTTCACGGTGCCGCCCGTCCTCTTCCAGAAGATCACCGAGGACGACCTGGTGGCGTACCGGGAGCGTTTCGGCGGGGAGCCGGAGGAGGGCTGA
- a CDS encoding LamB/YcsF family protein — protein sequence MNGPIDLNADLGEGFGRWHLTDDDALLAYVTSANVACGFHAGDPATMRRVCEGAAAHGVRVGAQVSYRDLAGFGRRAMDVPAPELAAEVAYQIGALDIFARAAGIRVSYVKPHGALYHRAAQDPEQAAAVVAGVRLAGTPLPLLGLTGSALHAAAEDAGLPTVAEAFADRGYRPDGTLVPRGEPGAVLTEPGEVLKRAVGLARDGRLTAADGKPLRLRARSLCLHGDTPGAADLARRVREELAAAGVTVRAFS from the coding sequence ATGAACGGACCCATCGACCTCAACGCGGACCTGGGCGAGGGCTTCGGCCGCTGGCACCTCACCGACGACGACGCGTTGCTGGCCTACGTCACCAGCGCCAACGTCGCCTGCGGCTTCCACGCGGGCGACCCCGCCACCATGCGCCGGGTCTGCGAGGGCGCGGCGGCGCACGGCGTACGGGTCGGCGCCCAGGTCTCGTACCGCGACCTGGCCGGATTCGGCCGCCGCGCCATGGACGTGCCCGCGCCGGAACTGGCCGCCGAAGTCGCGTACCAGATCGGTGCCCTCGACATCTTCGCCCGCGCCGCCGGCATCCGCGTCTCCTACGTCAAACCGCACGGCGCGCTCTACCACCGCGCCGCCCAGGATCCCGAGCAGGCCGCGGCGGTCGTCGCGGGCGTACGCCTCGCCGGTACGCCGCTCCCCCTGCTGGGGCTCACGGGTTCGGCGCTGCACGCCGCCGCCGAGGACGCCGGGCTGCCCACCGTCGCCGAGGCCTTCGCGGACCGCGGCTACCGGCCGGACGGCACGCTCGTACCGCGCGGCGAACCGGGCGCGGTGCTCACCGAGCCCGGCGAGGTGCTCAAGCGGGCAGTCGGGCTCGCCCGGGACGGGCGGCTCACGGCGGCCGACGGCAAGCCGCTGCGGCTGCGCGCCCGTTCGCTCTGCCTGCACGGGGACACGCCGGGCGCGGCGGACCTGGCCCGCCGGGTCCGCGAGGAACTGGCGGCGGCCGGGGTCACGGTCAGGGCCTTCTCGTGA
- a CDS encoding histidine phosphatase family protein, whose product MSTASIPPKRILLLKHGETLENARGIHQGRGIGGTLSDQGTKDVDLAAGTLSANGISPEAILRSPMSRCRQSAALVRAHFPHATVHEDDRLAAKDSGHLSGLPRHAAADEAAREGVPIHQLRAPGGESSEDVQARYISLCHAVFATPARTTVLLGHGGGFACLLLWLTGIGWDSYLDHVPASGALSLIEQSHAGPSLALINVRPAELGDALSARAAP is encoded by the coding sequence ATGAGCACGGCCTCCATCCCGCCGAAGCGGATCCTGCTGCTCAAGCACGGCGAGACCCTCGAGAACGCCCGCGGCATCCATCAGGGCCGAGGCATCGGCGGCACCCTCAGCGACCAGGGCACCAAGGACGTGGACCTCGCGGCCGGGACCCTGAGCGCGAACGGCATCTCACCCGAGGCGATCCTGCGCAGCCCCATGTCCCGCTGCCGCCAGTCCGCCGCGCTCGTACGTGCGCACTTCCCGCACGCCACCGTGCATGAAGACGACCGCCTGGCCGCGAAGGACAGCGGACATCTCTCCGGGCTCCCGAGGCACGCGGCGGCCGACGAGGCCGCCCGCGAGGGCGTACCCATCCATCAACTCCGCGCTCCTGGTGGCGAATCCTCCGAAGACGTACAGGCCCGGTACATCTCCCTGTGCCATGCCGTGTTCGCCACCCCGGCCCGTACGACGGTCCTGCTGGGGCACGGCGGCGGGTTCGCCTGCCTGCTGCTGTGGCTCACCGGCATCGGCTGGGACAGCTACCTCGACCACGTCCCCGCTTCCGGCGCGCTCTCCCTCATCGAGCAGAGCCACGCCGGGCCGAGCCTCGCGCTGATCAACGTCCGGCCCGCAGAACTGGGCGACGCCCTCTCCGCCCGTGCAGCGCCGTGA
- a CDS encoding GntR family transcriptional regulator: MTADASDLATGLSELAADRALLSRTSTAERVAAILRGRIAQGLFRPGVRLSEERIGGALGVSRNTLRESFRLLTHERLLVHRLNRGTFVRVLDVSDIHDIYRVRRLVECAALRGLGEPPYRLDEVRAAVEAGEQAAEKGDWQELGTANIRFHQAIAGLADSLRADDMMRGVLAELRLAFHVMADPRRFYEPYLSRNREILNTLDAGDAAAAERMLGFYLEDSRRQLIEAYPDEPESAGRR, encoded by the coding sequence ATGACCGCCGACGCCTCCGACCTCGCCACCGGGCTGAGTGAACTCGCCGCCGACCGTGCGCTGCTGAGCCGTACGAGCACGGCCGAACGCGTCGCGGCGATCCTGCGCGGGCGGATCGCGCAAGGGCTGTTCCGGCCTGGTGTGCGGCTCTCGGAGGAGCGGATCGGGGGCGCGCTGGGGGTCTCGCGCAACACGCTGCGGGAGTCGTTCCGGCTGCTCACGCACGAACGGCTGCTGGTGCACCGGCTGAACCGGGGCACGTTCGTACGCGTCCTGGACGTCTCCGACATCCACGACATCTACCGCGTACGGCGCCTCGTGGAGTGCGCCGCGCTGCGCGGCCTCGGCGAGCCGCCGTACCGGCTGGACGAGGTGCGCGCCGCCGTCGAGGCGGGCGAGCAGGCCGCCGAGAAGGGCGACTGGCAGGAGCTCGGCACCGCCAACATACGTTTCCACCAGGCCATCGCGGGGCTCGCGGACAGTCTGCGCGCGGACGACATGATGCGCGGCGTACTGGCCGAACTGCGGCTGGCCTTCCATGTCATGGCGGACCCGCGGCGCTTCTACGAGCCGTACCTCTCCCGCAACCGGGAGATCCTGAACACGCTCGACGCCGGCGACGCGGCAGCCGCGGAGCGGATGCTGGGGTTCTATCTGGAGGACTCCCGGCGGCAGTTGATCGAGGCGTATCCGGACGAGCCGGAGTCCGCCGGCCGCCGCTGA
- a CDS encoding DUF979 domain-containing protein translates to MIKSEWFFWLVGAAFLIMALQMTVDRSNPRRWGSAAFWGLLGICFVYSTWVVDKSLPAEPLGVAVLAMICLGGFEFTGKGVPRTTNERERTELAARWGNKLFIPALTIPLVAVLCSAVLDKWSIGGEPVLEDGSETILGLGIGAIIALGVGMWVLHERRPTVPVHAGRSLLESMGWALLLPQLLAVLGSIFQAAGVGTQVGKITEQVLPDGQRLAAVALYCVGMAVFTIIMGNAFAAFPVMTAAVGWPVLVEQMDGNAAAVMAVGMLAGFCGTLVTPMAANFNLVPAALLELKDQYGPIKAQAPTAAAMLGCNIAIIYLFAF, encoded by the coding sequence GTGATCAAGTCCGAGTGGTTCTTCTGGCTGGTCGGCGCCGCCTTCCTGATCATGGCGCTGCAGATGACCGTCGACCGCAGCAACCCCAGGCGCTGGGGCTCAGCCGCCTTCTGGGGCCTGCTGGGCATCTGCTTCGTCTACAGCACGTGGGTCGTGGACAAGTCCCTGCCCGCCGAGCCGCTGGGCGTCGCCGTCCTCGCCATGATCTGCCTCGGCGGCTTCGAGTTCACCGGCAAGGGCGTGCCCCGTACGACGAACGAGCGGGAACGCACCGAACTCGCCGCGCGCTGGGGCAACAAGCTGTTCATCCCCGCGCTCACGATCCCGCTGGTCGCCGTCCTGTGCTCGGCGGTCCTCGACAAGTGGAGCATCGGCGGCGAACCCGTCCTGGAGGACGGCAGCGAGACGATCCTCGGGCTGGGCATCGGGGCGATCATCGCGCTCGGCGTCGGCATGTGGGTGCTGCACGAGCGCAGGCCGACCGTGCCGGTGCACGCGGGCCGTTCGCTGCTGGAGTCGATGGGCTGGGCGCTGCTGCTGCCGCAGCTGCTGGCCGTCCTCGGATCCATCTTCCAGGCGGCGGGGGTCGGTACGCAGGTCGGCAAGATCACGGAGCAGGTGCTGCCGGACGGGCAGCGGCTGGCAGCGGTCGCGCTGTACTGCGTCGGGATGGCGGTCTTCACGATCATCATGGGCAACGCGTTCGCCGCGTTCCCGGTGATGACGGCGGCGGTCGGCTGGCCGGTGCTGGTCGAGCAGATGGACGGCAACGCGGCGGCCGTGATGGCCGTCGGCATGCTCGCCGGCTTCTGCGGCACCCTCGTCACGCCGATGGCCGCGAACTTCAACCTGGTGCCCGCCGCGCTCCTCGAACTCAAGGACCAGTACGGGCCGATCAAGGCGCAGGCCCCGACGGCCGCCGCGATGCTCGGCTGCAACATCGCGATCATCTACCTCTTCGCCTTCTAG
- a CDS encoding class I SAM-dependent methyltransferase yields MGYESRMPMPVLQTALERLPVSGDVLELACGSGQWTQLLASRVRSLTAVDAAPEMLALARQRVPDRAVRFRQIDLFDWQPDRRYDTVFFAFWLTHVPMDRMPGFWSAVRAALRPGGRVVFLDDGSVKAQLEDATSAAGGAVVRRCLRDGSEHHAIKVFHTPDSLTALLAGFGWDASVGTIDQYHLSGVAAPSEVG; encoded by the coding sequence GTGGGCTACGAGAGCCGCATGCCGATGCCCGTGCTCCAGACTGCGCTCGAGCGCCTTCCGGTCTCGGGAGACGTGTTGGAGCTGGCGTGCGGGAGCGGACAGTGGACGCAGCTGCTCGCCTCTCGGGTGCGTAGCCTCACGGCTGTCGATGCGGCGCCCGAGATGCTGGCCCTGGCCCGCCAGCGGGTCCCGGACCGTGCAGTTCGATTCCGCCAGATTGATCTCTTCGACTGGCAGCCGGATCGGCGGTACGACACCGTCTTCTTCGCCTTCTGGCTCACTCACGTCCCGATGGATCGCATGCCCGGCTTCTGGTCCGCCGTGCGCGCCGCGTTACGGCCCGGCGGACGCGTGGTCTTCCTCGACGACGGCAGCGTGAAAGCGCAGCTCGAAGACGCCACCAGTGCGGCAGGTGGTGCTGTCGTACGCCGCTGTCTGAGGGATGGCTCAGAACACCACGCCATCAAGGTCTTCCACACCCCTGACAGCCTCACCGCGCTGTTGGCCGGGTTCGGTTGGGACGCGTCGGTCGGCACGATCGACCAGTACCACCTGTCAGGCGTCGCGGCCCCGTCGGAGGTCGGATGA
- a CDS encoding glycosyltransferase family protein, translating to MPAPSQLDVVIGVNGIGMGHSVRESEIARHLLSRGHRVRVITTSAPRARYFREQGISVLEAWMPTLIEHEHRIRTRDAVRNNARYVLSGLRRHRVVRRLIEEGGIPDVFLTDYEPNAPRLAYHFRRPLISVDQQSKYRHLDLPPIHPYSCAPDRRRLQLFAPRADRSFICSFVPLTSRDPTLEFLPPVIPDALRTAPVTTEPMCVGYFSRYFSHGPEPSVARLSAIFRDSAPHLRLRLYAQPADMPHLARHEGGNVEIRAFDRDAFLTDLARAQAVFSNAGFNLIAEAIALGKPLCVVPLPTYDQHWCARSVTAYGLGVDVPRLEEKPVRDFLHRVPELASSVREHRQRHLADDPRERIAAYLEGTRSDSSSPTR from the coding sequence ATGCCGGCGCCGTCGCAACTGGATGTCGTGATCGGAGTCAACGGCATCGGCATGGGCCACTCGGTACGCGAGAGCGAGATCGCCCGTCACCTGCTCTCCCGGGGCCATCGCGTACGCGTCATCACCACCAGCGCTCCCCGCGCGCGCTACTTCCGCGAGCAGGGCATCTCCGTGCTGGAGGCGTGGATGCCGACCTTGATCGAGCACGAGCACCGTATTCGTACGCGCGACGCCGTACGGAACAACGCCCGCTACGTCCTGTCCGGTCTCCGCAGGCACCGCGTGGTGCGCCGCCTGATCGAAGAGGGCGGCATACCGGATGTCTTCCTCACCGACTACGAGCCCAACGCGCCCCGCCTCGCCTACCACTTCCGCCGGCCGCTGATCTCCGTGGACCAGCAGAGCAAGTACCGGCACCTGGATCTGCCGCCGATCCACCCCTACTCGTGTGCCCCGGACCGGCGGCGGCTGCAGCTGTTCGCTCCCCGCGCCGACCGCTCCTTCATCTGCTCCTTCGTGCCGCTCACCTCGCGCGACCCGACGCTGGAATTCCTCCCGCCGGTGATCCCCGACGCCCTCCGCACGGCACCCGTGACCACCGAGCCGATGTGCGTGGGCTACTTCTCCCGCTACTTCAGCCACGGGCCGGAACCCTCCGTCGCCCGCCTGTCCGCCATATTCCGGGACAGTGCACCGCACCTCCGGCTGCGCCTGTACGCCCAGCCCGCCGACATGCCGCACCTCGCCCGCCACGAGGGCGGCAACGTGGAGATCCGCGCCTTCGACCGCGACGCGTTTCTCACGGACCTGGCCCGTGCGCAGGCTGTCTTCTCCAACGCGGGCTTCAACCTCATCGCCGAAGCGATCGCCTTGGGGAAGCCGCTCTGCGTGGTGCCTCTGCCGACGTACGACCAGCACTGGTGCGCCCGCTCCGTCACGGCGTACGGCCTCGGCGTCGATGTGCCGCGCCTGGAAGAGAAGCCCGTACGGGACTTCCTGCATCGCGTTCCCGAACTCGCCTCGTCCGTCCGTGAACACCGGCAACGCCACCTGGCCGATGACCCTCGCGAACGCATCGCGGCCTACCTGGAGGGGACGCGCTCCGACTCTTCGTCCCCCACCCGGTAG
- a CDS encoding N,N-dimethylformamidase beta subunit family domain-containing protein, which produces MTDSSTAISGYPSRASVRAGERFFLHVATDAPRFRAEFYRFGDPVRLMERVEWPGKSAEPGRFDEDWRWPGFEFLVPSDWPSGVYIVVLATEPESQAPPALDARSARVLFVVTPSRGSRRADVLYKVPLFTYHAYNTSGGGSLYGTLRPVDDPAAVRGAGVSLLRPGGGVGGPVKGLPDAYDPSSPRQTFAHWDMKFLAWLEREGFTCDFCTDLDLHEGAVLEDGYRLLLSAGHDEYWSAEVRAHVEGFRDSGGNIANFGANTCWWRVVVSADGSGLLCEKFPPDAPRGANPDGLRGAPDHWWETEPENALTGVSYRNGGGHWEGPRAGLGFRVQHADNWVFAGTGLRDGDILGEESALVGYECDGAAFTRGPDGRVRPSGADGTPGTFRILGIAELPEEPDHGWHFAAREPTTAPRAATLGLYAAGGTVFTAATTDWARLLETDPHVRTITRNVLTRLT; this is translated from the coding sequence ATGACCGACTCCTCCACCGCGATATCCGGCTATCCATCCCGCGCCAGTGTGCGGGCGGGCGAGCGCTTCTTCCTCCATGTGGCGACTGACGCGCCCCGCTTCCGGGCAGAGTTCTACCGTTTCGGTGATCCCGTACGACTTATGGAGCGCGTCGAGTGGCCGGGCAAGTCCGCGGAGCCGGGGCGTTTCGACGAGGACTGGCGTTGGCCCGGCTTCGAGTTCCTCGTTCCCTCCGATTGGCCCTCCGGCGTCTACATCGTGGTTCTCGCCACTGAGCCGGAGTCTCAAGCACCGCCTGCTCTGGATGCCCGCTCCGCCCGTGTTCTCTTCGTGGTCACGCCCTCCCGGGGGTCCCGGCGGGCGGATGTCCTCTACAAGGTGCCGCTGTTCACCTACCACGCGTACAACACCAGCGGCGGCGGAAGCCTGTACGGGACGCTGCGTCCCGTGGACGACCCGGCCGCGGTGCGGGGTGCCGGCGTGTCTCTGCTGCGTCCCGGTGGCGGAGTGGGCGGGCCGGTGAAAGGGCTGCCGGATGCCTACGATCCGTCCTCTCCGCGGCAGACCTTCGCCCACTGGGACATGAAGTTTCTCGCGTGGCTGGAGCGTGAAGGCTTCACCTGCGACTTCTGCACCGACCTCGATCTCCACGAGGGCGCGGTGCTGGAGGACGGCTACCGTCTGTTGCTCTCCGCCGGGCACGACGAGTACTGGAGCGCCGAGGTTCGGGCGCACGTAGAGGGTTTCCGGGACTCCGGTGGCAACATCGCCAACTTCGGGGCGAACACGTGCTGGTGGCGAGTCGTAGTCTCGGCCGACGGCAGCGGGCTGCTCTGCGAGAAGTTCCCGCCGGACGCGCCCCGCGGCGCGAACCCCGACGGTCTTCGCGGTGCCCCGGACCACTGGTGGGAGACGGAACCGGAGAACGCGCTCACCGGAGTCAGCTACCGCAACGGCGGCGGTCACTGGGAAGGGCCGCGCGCCGGCCTCGGATTCCGTGTCCAGCATGCCGACAACTGGGTCTTCGCGGGGACGGGGCTGCGTGACGGCGACATCCTGGGCGAAGAGAGCGCGCTTGTCGGCTACGAGTGCGACGGAGCGGCCTTCACCAGAGGTCCCGACGGGCGCGTACGGCCCAGCGGCGCCGACGGCACGCCGGGGACCTTCCGCATTCTCGGTATCGCAGAGCTTCCCGAGGAGCCAGACCATGGCTGGCACTTCGCCGCCCGTGAGCCCACGACTGCCCCTCGCGCGGCAACTCTCGGGCTCTACGCCGCCGGAGGAACGGTCTTCACCGCAGCCACCACCGACTGGGCTCGCCTGCTGGAGACAGACCCCCACGTACGGACGATCACCCGCAACGTGCTCACTCGACTCACCTGA
- a CDS encoding FkbM family methyltransferase produces MRKIFVDCGANLGHVLHDFINALPDHDFYAFEPNAELLPSLHTEIQRTGHPRVHVLNSAVWTHDGTIDLFLGHHESSTVMPGKRVPPVYDQQIDYAAPVPVPAVDFSAWLRRTAAPDDEVTVKMDIEGAEYPVLSRMLHDGTLGLITTLHIEWHHDRFPAMPRAEHDQLFAEVSARIDVREWE; encoded by the coding sequence GTGCGAAAGATCTTCGTTGACTGCGGCGCGAACCTCGGACACGTCCTGCACGACTTCATCAATGCCCTGCCGGACCACGACTTCTACGCCTTCGAGCCCAACGCCGAACTCCTCCCCTCCCTGCACACAGAGATCCAACGCACCGGCCACCCCCGCGTCCATGTCCTGAACAGCGCCGTGTGGACGCACGACGGGACGATCGACCTGTTCCTCGGACATCACGAAAGCTCCACCGTGATGCCCGGCAAACGCGTCCCCCCGGTCTATGACCAGCAGATCGACTACGCCGCCCCCGTGCCCGTACCAGCCGTGGACTTCAGCGCCTGGCTACGCCGCACCGCAGCCCCGGACGACGAAGTCACCGTCAAGATGGACATCGAGGGAGCCGAATACCCCGTACTGAGCCGGATGCTGCACGACGGCACCCTCGGCCTGATCACCACGCTCCACATCGAGTGGCACCACGACCGCTTCCCCGCCATGCCCCGAGCCGAACACGATCAGCTCTTCGCCGAGGTCTCAGCCCGCATCGACGTACGGGAGTGGGAATGA
- a CDS encoding DUF969 domain-containing protein encodes MVVLLGVLVVILGFATRRNPLLVVGVAGIATGLLGELSPVEILRAFGDGFASSRSVTIFAITLPVIGLLERNGLQQQARTLIGKLGKLTTGRFLALYLALRQLTAAFGLQSIGGPAQSVRPMIAPMAEAAAERRNGGRPLPERVREKVRSHSSATDTVGLFFGEDCFLAIGSILLITGFVNSTYDTHLEPLSLALWAVPTAVCAFLIHGARLLRLDGTLDRELAASTADSATEAAQESAK; translated from the coding sequence ATGGTGGTTCTGCTCGGCGTCCTCGTGGTGATCCTCGGATTCGCCACACGACGCAATCCGCTGCTGGTGGTCGGGGTGGCCGGGATCGCCACCGGGCTGCTGGGCGAGCTCTCGCCCGTGGAGATCCTGCGGGCCTTCGGGGACGGCTTCGCGTCCAGCCGTTCCGTCACGATCTTCGCCATCACCCTGCCGGTGATCGGCCTGCTCGAGCGCAACGGCCTGCAGCAGCAGGCCCGTACGCTCATCGGCAAGCTCGGGAAGCTCACCACGGGCCGCTTCCTCGCCCTCTACCTCGCGCTGCGCCAGCTCACCGCCGCCTTCGGGTTGCAGAGCATCGGCGGCCCGGCGCAGAGCGTACGGCCCATGATCGCGCCCATGGCCGAGGCCGCCGCCGAACGCCGCAACGGCGGCCGCCCGCTGCCCGAGCGCGTACGCGAGAAGGTGCGCTCGCACTCGTCCGCGACCGACACGGTCGGGCTGTTCTTCGGTGAGGACTGCTTTCTGGCGATCGGTTCGATCCTGCTCATCACCGGCTTCGTGAACAGCACCTACGACACCCACCTCGAGCCGCTGTCGCTCGCGCTGTGGGCGGTGCCGACGGCCGTGTGCGCGTTCCTGATCCACGGCGCGCGGCTGCTCCGCCTGGACGGGACGCTGGACCGCGAACTGGCGGCGTCCACCGCGGACTCCGCGACCGAGGCGGCACAGGAGAGTGCCAAGTGA
- a CDS encoding nucleotide sugar dehydrogenase — translation MIENVKPQRVVVVGQGYVGLPLAVRAAEVGHHVLGYDVDAERIKLLLTGDTYVEDVPAGRLRPLLAAGAYRPTIDPGDCAAFDIGVVTVPTPLRDGVPDTSHIEDAARTLGPHLTHGAAVVLESTTYPGTTEEIFAPALEAASGLRAGADFHVGYSPERIDPGNRQWTLENTPKVVSGIDPASAAAVERFYTTLVDTVVPVRGCKEAELAKLLENTFRHVNIALVNELAMLAHTLGIDIWSAIDAAATKPFGFLPFTPGPGVGGHCLPIDPSYLSWHARRTSGHGIRFIDLANDINDGMPAYVVDRLTRGLNTRRKPVNGSRILLLGLTYKANTADARETPAARIATLLTELGADVRAADPHLPDGLPPSNSALAALPRVEATAEHLAAADAVVLLADHDAFDYAHITAHARYVLDCRRRLTGPHIETL, via the coding sequence ATGATCGAAAACGTAAAGCCGCAGCGCGTCGTTGTCGTCGGGCAGGGCTACGTCGGGCTGCCCCTGGCCGTCCGCGCCGCCGAGGTCGGGCACCACGTCCTGGGCTACGACGTGGACGCGGAACGCATCAAGCTCCTGCTCACGGGCGACACCTACGTCGAGGACGTCCCGGCCGGGCGACTGCGACCGCTCCTCGCCGCAGGCGCCTACCGCCCCACCATCGACCCCGGGGACTGCGCCGCCTTCGACATCGGCGTGGTCACCGTCCCCACTCCCTTACGCGACGGCGTCCCCGACACGTCTCACATCGAGGATGCGGCACGAACGCTCGGCCCTCATCTCACACACGGCGCAGCGGTCGTACTGGAATCCACGACCTACCCCGGCACCACCGAAGAGATCTTCGCCCCGGCCCTCGAAGCCGCCTCCGGGCTGCGGGCCGGTGCCGACTTCCACGTCGGCTACTCCCCCGAGCGCATCGACCCGGGCAACCGCCAGTGGACCCTGGAGAACACACCCAAAGTCGTCTCCGGCATCGACCCCGCCTCTGCCGCTGCCGTCGAGCGCTTCTACACCACCCTCGTCGACACGGTCGTCCCGGTCCGCGGCTGCAAGGAAGCCGAACTGGCCAAGCTGCTGGAGAACACCTTCCGGCACGTCAACATCGCCCTCGTCAACGAACTCGCGATGCTCGCCCACACCTTGGGCATCGACATCTGGTCCGCCATCGACGCCGCCGCCACCAAGCCCTTCGGCTTCCTGCCTTTCACCCCCGGCCCCGGCGTCGGCGGACACTGCCTGCCCATCGACCCCTCCTACCTCTCCTGGCACGCCCGACGCACCTCGGGTCACGGCATCCGCTTCATCGACCTCGCCAACGACATCAACGACGGAATGCCCGCCTACGTCGTCGACCGCCTCACCCGCGGCCTCAACACCCGCCGGAAGCCCGTCAACGGATCCCGCATCCTGCTCCTCGGCCTCACCTACAAGGCCAACACCGCAGACGCACGCGAAACACCGGCCGCCCGCATCGCCACCCTCCTCACCGAACTGGGCGCCGATGTACGCGCAGCCGACCCGCACCTGCCTGACGGCCTTCCCCCGAGCAACTCCGCGCTCGCCGCCCTCCCCCGAGTCGAGGCCACAGCCGAACACCTGGCAGCAGCCGACGCCGTCGTCCTCCTCGCCGACCACGACGCCTTCGACTACGCACACATCACCGCACACGCCCGCTACGTACTGGACTGCCGTCGCCGTCTCACCGGGCCCCACATCGAAACCCTCTGA